A DNA window from Macadamia integrifolia cultivar HAES 741 chromosome 4, SCU_Mint_v3, whole genome shotgun sequence contains the following coding sequences:
- the LOC122076624 gene encoding ankyrin repeat domain-containing protein 2A-like, translating into MASNLQKDSPSSCGDEEKSGSPERKSETSSVEPQSGQRSAASVPAAGFPSNPFDFSAMTGLLNDPSIKELAEQIAKDPAFNQMAEHLQKSVHGAAEDGDTEFDTQQYYSTMQQVMHNPQFMTMAERLGNALMQDPSMSTMLENLVNPSQTNLEERMTRIKEDPSLKPILDEIESGGPAAMMRYWNDPEVLQKLGQAMGLAAPGDAASSAELSGPDEAEEETGNEDESSVHHTASVGDVEGLKKALASGADKDEEDSEGRTALHFACGYGEVKCAQVLLEAGAKVDALDKNKNTALHYAAGYGRKECVALILKNGAAVTLQNLDGKTPIDVAKLNNQQEVLKLLEKDAFL; encoded by the exons ATGGCATCAAATTTGCAGAAGGATTCTCCCTCTTCTTGCGGCGATG aaGAAAAATCTGGTTCACCAGAGAGAAAATCTGAAACATCTTCTGTTGAGCCACAGTCAGGACAAAGAAGTGCAGCTTCTGTGCCAGCGGCTGGATTTCCTTccaatccttttgatttttctgcAATGACTGGCCTCCTTAAT GATCCAAGCATAAAGGAATTGGCTGAACAGATAGCAAAAGATCCTGCTTTCAACCAGATGGCTGAGCATCTCCAAAAGAGTGTTCATGGTGCTGCAGAAGACGGTGATACTGAATTCGATACGCAACAATATTACTCTACCATGCAACAGGTTATGCACAATCCTCAATTCATGACTATGGCTGAGAGACTTGGTAATGCTTTGATGCAG GATCCATCAATGTCTACCATGCTGGAGAATTTGGTGAATCCATCACAAACAAACCTGGAAGAACGAATGACACGCATTAAGGAAGATCCATCATTGAAACCTATTCTGGATGAGATTGAGAGTGGTGGTCCAGCTGCAATGATGAG gtATTGGAACGACCCTGAGGTGTTACAAAAATTGGGCCAAGCTATGGGTCTTGCAGCTCCAGGTGACGCTGCTTCTTCAGCTGAACTTTCTGGACCAgatgaagcagaagaagaaactgGGAATGAAGATGAGTCAAGTGTTCATCACACTGCCAGTGTTGGAGATGTTGAG GGCTTGAAGAAAGCACTTGCCTCTGGTGCTgacaaagatgaagaagactcTGAAGGAAGGACAGCGTTGCATTTTGCATGCGGGTATGGTGAG GTGAAGTGTGCTCAGGTCCTTCTTGAGGCTGGAGCCAAGGTAGATGCATTGGATAAGAATAAAAACACAGCCCTACATTATGCTGCAGGTTATGGTCGGAAGGAGTGTGTCGCACTAATACTAAAGAATGGGGCTGCTGT CA